From Lentimicrobiaceae bacterium, the proteins below share one genomic window:
- a CDS encoding S46 family peptidase, translating into MKKLFLIGLLSMLVSVKVAEAAAPDEGMWLPMFVERLNYVDMQKMGLKLTAEELYSINNSSIKDAIVSLGGFCTAELVSPEGLLLTNHHCGYSAIQTHSSVEHDYLTDGFWAMKKSEELPNEGLTVTFLHHMEDMTQKILSVVNDDMTEDERSEAIKKEIDKYTKEAEQDGKYVVELKSFFNGNEYYMFVYEEYKDVRLVGAPPSSIGKFGGDTDNWMWPRHTGDFAMFRIYTAPDGSPAEYSEDNIPFKSKHFLPISIKGYKENDFAMIWGFPGTTDRYRTSSAVSATLNEINPAIVKMLRAMLDVQDEEMAKSDKVRIQYASNNASLANFWKNKLGETRDLKRLNVVEKKRQSEKELEKWINADPARKAKYGTVLSDFNEIYSKYTEQNIFPLLWNTQLVFFGSQAFTLPSMSKGIETILKTGVKGEALQKEMQSYREKAEAIFKDYDNTIERRVLVTALEIFRDKIPTNQHPDIYKVINSKFKGDIVKFVDYIFEKSPFLTYDNFNKFLDKPSEKAIKKDLAVEMYNSFVMNFMSVQGGAKELATKNRTTQRLYLAALREMYPDKSFYPDANSTLRMTYGKVISYYPADAVHYDYYTTIEGVMAKENPSDPDFVVPERLKQLYYKKDFGQYAENGTLPVCFLTDNDITGGNSGSPVLDGDGNLIGIAFDGNWEAMSGNILFEPELQRTINVDARYVLWVIDKYAGAKNIMDELTIVK; encoded by the coding sequence ATGAAAAAACTATTCTTAATAGGACTATTGTCCATGTTAGTAAGCGTAAAGGTAGCAGAAGCGGCTGCACCCGACGAAGGCATGTGGTTGCCGATGTTTGTCGAAAGACTCAACTATGTTGATATGCAAAAAATGGGCTTGAAACTTACAGCCGAAGAGTTATACAGCATCAACAATTCCAGTATTAAAGATGCTATTGTAAGCTTAGGCGGTTTTTGTACAGCCGAATTGGTTTCGCCGGAAGGCTTGCTTTTAACCAATCACCACTGCGGATATTCTGCTATTCAGACTCACAGTAGCGTTGAGCACGACTATTTAACCGACGGTTTTTGGGCTATGAAAAAATCGGAAGAGCTACCAAACGAAGGACTTACGGTTACGTTTTTGCATCACATGGAAGATATGACTCAAAAAATTCTTAGTGTTGTAAATGATGATATGACCGAAGACGAGCGCTCCGAAGCAATTAAAAAAGAAATAGATAAGTATACAAAAGAAGCTGAACAAGACGGCAAATACGTTGTTGAGCTAAAAAGTTTCTTCAACGGAAACGAATATTATATGTTTGTTTACGAAGAATACAAAGACGTTCGTTTGGTTGGAGCACCGCCTTCATCAATTGGTAAATTTGGTGGCGATACCGACAACTGGATGTGGCCCCGCCACACCGGCGATTTCGCTATGTTCCGTATTTATACCGCTCCCGACGGCAGTCCTGCCGAATATTCGGAAGACAACATTCCTTTTAAATCCAAACACTTTTTACCTATTTCAATAAAAGGTTATAAAGAAAACGATTTTGCAATGATTTGGGGTTTCCCCGGAACAACCGACCGCTACAGAACATCAAGTGCTGTTAGTGCTACACTTAACGAAATAAATCCGGCTATCGTTAAAATGCTTAGAGCCATGTTGGACGTTCAGGACGAAGAAATGGCAAAAAGTGACAAAGTAAGAATACAATACGCTAGCAACAACGCTAGTTTAGCAAACTTTTGGAAAAATAAATTAGGCGAAACCCGCGACCTTAAACGTCTTAACGTTGTTGAGAAAAAACGTCAGTCGGAAAAAGAACTAGAAAAATGGATAAACGCCGACCCTGCAAGAAAAGCAAAATATGGCACTGTGTTATCCGATTTTAACGAAATTTATTCAAAATACACCGAGCAAAATATATTTCCGTTGTTATGGAATACTCAGCTTGTTTTCTTCGGTTCGCAAGCGTTTACATTGCCTTCAATGTCTAAAGGCATAGAAACAATTTTAAAAACCGGAGTTAAAGGCGAAGCTCTTCAAAAAGAAATGCAGTCGTACAGAGAAAAAGCCGAAGCTATTTTTAAAGATTACGACAATACCATTGAGAGAAGAGTATTAGTTACTGCCTTAGAAATTTTTAGAGACAAAATTCCGACAAATCAACATCCTGACATTTACAAAGTTATAAATTCCAAATTTAAAGGTGATATTGTAAAATTTGTCGATTATATATTCGAAAAATCGCCATTCTTAACTTACGATAATTTCAACAAGTTTTTGGATAAACCTTCTGAAAAAGCTATAAAGAAAGATTTGGCTGTAGAGATGTATAATTCGTTTGTAATGAATTTTATGAGCGTTCAGGGTGGTGCTAAAGAGTTAGCAACAAAGAACAGAACAACACAACGTTTGTATTTGGCTGCACTTCGCGAAATGTATCCCGATAAAAGCTTTTATCCCGATGCAAACTCAACTCTTCGTATGACTTACGGAAAAGTTATAAGCTACTATCCCGCCGATGCTGTTCACTACGATTACTACACAACCATTGAAGGTGTTATGGCTAAAGAAAATCCGTCAGACCCCGATTTTGTTGTACCCGAAAGATTAAAACAACTTTATTACAAAAAAGATTTCGGTCAGTATGCTGAAAACGGAACCTTACCTGTTTGTTTCTTAACCGATAACGATATTACCGGCGGAAACTCAGGAAGTCCTGTTTTAGATGGAGACGGAAACCTTATCGGTATTGCATTCGACGGCAACTGGGAAGCAATGAGCGGCAATATTTTGTTTGAACCCGAACTGCAACGTACAATCAACGTTGATGCAAGGTACGTTTTATGGGTGATTGACAAATACGCCGGAGCTAAAAATATAATGGACGAACTTACGATAGTTAAGTAG
- a CDS encoding PepSY-associated TM helix domain-containing protein, with protein MQGKVPKKRNYNLVLRKTHSFLTVFLFINISIIAITGILLGLKKQTKGVIMPVIVEGTTTELEQWISIDSIYNVAISEFFKHYPNCKDVEISRIDIRQGKGMANVVFDKKYFSVQVDGATGQVLYAGKRYSDMIENIHDGSIVDILIGSKTQYFKIAYTCLMGLSLLLFSITGFMIWLSKRKRRT; from the coding sequence ATGCAAGGTAAAGTCCCAAAAAAGCGAAATTACAATTTAGTTTTACGAAAAACACATTCCTTTCTGACGGTATTTCTGTTTATCAACATTTCAATTATTGCTATAACAGGAATTTTGTTAGGACTGAAAAAACAAACCAAAGGCGTTATAATGCCTGTTATTGTTGAAGGAACCACAACCGAATTAGAACAATGGATAAGTATCGACAGCATTTACAATGTTGCAATTAGCGAATTCTTTAAACACTATCCCAATTGTAAAGATGTGGAAATATCAAGAATTGATATAAGGCAAGGCAAAGGAATGGCAAATGTTGTTTTTGATAAGAAATATTTTTCGGTTCAGGTTGACGGAGCTACAGGTCAGGTGCTGTATGCAGGCAAGCGTTATTCCGATATGATTGAAAATATACACGACGGCTCAATAGTTGATATTTTGATAGGCTCAAAAACCCAATATTTTAAGATAGCTTACACTTGCCTTATGGGATTATCATTACTGCTTTTTAGCATAACAGGTTTTATGATATGGTTGAGCAAAAGAAAAAGACGGACTTAA